From Columba livia isolate bColLiv1 breed racing homer chromosome 27, bColLiv1.pat.W.v2, whole genome shotgun sequence:
GAGAAGATTCTAGAAGGAGACGGCTGTCCTGGACTGCCTCAGGAGCCGCCAACGGCCTCCCCTCAGGGCTGGGGCACCTGGCCCCTTGGCCCCGTTGCCAGTGGGATGTGGCACCCGCTCCTGTCACCCGTCTGCACAGCCACCGTGTTCCTGTGCCTCTCGTGGGCTGCCAGCAGCCACGCCAACGGCACCAGGCTGGGCGGCCAAGCTTTTGCTGCGTGCCCAGGGCCGCCCCTCACTGAGGGCAAGATGGCGGGTGGCGCCACTCTCGGCCACGTCCACACAGCTTCCATGGCCCTCAGCTCCCCATGCAGTGGCGCCGAGGCTGCTTCTACTCAGCAATGTGGACATAAGGTCACCACCAACTCACCAGGCTTTGGGGACATGGCACCAGGTGATGGGAAGATCACAGGAGGGTCCATGGTGACCATCATGGATGTGAACATGAAGCTTCAGAGACAGAGTTACTGGGCTGAGCGAGGGACTGTTGTTCTCCTAGATGAGTGCTGCTTCTGGAGTGACATCCTGTGGAGCATCAGCCACCACATCTGCAGGTGTCTAGACCTCCTCTACCATGGTCTGATTCTGCTGGTCTGCACGGTCACCAGCATCCTGCTCATAGTGATAACAGGTGTCCCGCTTCTTGCAAGACACATGAAGAGCTACCAAAGTCAGAGCAAGGCGCCGTGGCCAGAGTGTCCCCCCAGCATGGTGTGGGTGGCTGCCAAATCCCCTGAGTGTGTCATCTGCCTGCAAGCCTACAAGCCGGGCGAGGGGCTGAAGTTGCTGTCCTGCTCCCACGTGTACCACGGCAAGTGCATCGACCTGTGGCACTGCGCTCAGTCCAGGACCAAGACCTGCCCGCTCTGCCTGCGCAGTGTCACTGCCGTGGCGCTGATCCCCCTCACCGCACGCAACAGCCAGAAGGACTAACCCCAAAGTCCCTCCTGAAAAGTCAAGACCCCCCCACCATGCGCACTCCCACCCGCTCTGTCTTCCACCCTCCCCACATTTCAGTGCCTCTCAAGAAGCATGAGcacagcattaaaaaagaaaacatctggaAATGTAGGAGTGGGGAATACAGACTGGAAGGACAAATGGAATACTGAAGACATATCCTTGGCTCTGCCCAGTTTGGGCAGCTGATCAAATAGAGTTCGGCTTCATGTGAGAAGATTTGTGAAGGCCACAGCCACAGAACAGAAGCTGCAGCGAGCTCTTGCCAAGCCCCTGGATGTCTCATCCTGATGTTCCTCCTCTTACTTCGCTTCTTAAGTTCTCCCGTCCAAAAGCCTGCACACACAGGTTTATTACAACGGGGCTAGTTACCACAGTTACCAGCTAACTTTTAGCATAAAACCTGGGTTGATGAAACAAGCACTGCTctctacatattttttttttgcatcagatagttaaaaagaataaaaaactgCTAAAAAGAGAGGATCTTGTTGCTTTATGTCCGAGGTTCACAGGGCATTTTGCCAGAACTAGAAAAGGCACAATATTATTTCCAGCACCAACATCTAATAAAGATGTCTCCCTCCATTGCAAGGCAAACAGCTGGAACCGGAATCCATTTCCAGACAAAGGTACTAAGTTGCAACAGCCCAAATTTGCTCGACTGCCTTTTTTAATTGCGGGCATTAGCAGATTATGGGTACTTTCGTAGCAGTTCCATAAATCACTGCTTTATAATCTTCTGTATGCATTAGGGCCCAGATTATCATGCTTGTACTTGGTAATAACAGACAAGAGATTGCCTGGGACCCCTGGGAAATTGAGGAGAGGCACctggcagagcacaggggcaCACGGTGCCGAGTCACGTGCAGGGGACGGTGCACACAGCTCGCGGAGCTCCTCTCTCCATCCCTCTCCCACGCTGGCACAAAAACACCTCCGCACGCACCGCTCCATTTCTCATCTACCCAGTTCGCGTTCTGGGTGGTGACTCTGCCCGCTTCGGCTCCCTATTCTGTAAAGACGTGGGTCATCCTTTCCTTTCATCCTAGATGAAAGGAGGTGGTAACATGCACCAGTTTCTCAATCAGCTTCTAGCAAAAAGAGAACAGGGTGCAGGTCTGCCTTGCAGGCAGCTCGCTGCGGAGCCGGCGACTCGCGCAGTCAGCAGGAGGAAGGAAGCGTGTCCCACATATCTCTCTTTTAAGAgcaactgggagcactggaagcaCAAAGGCTTGCACTGGAAGAGCACTAGATGGCCCTAAATCTTCCTTCACAGCAAATCGCTGGTATTTCAGCTCTGGGAGCCTGGTCCTCAACAATCCTTTAGCATGACCCCAAAGGAGCAGCATGTGGAGGATACCCAGCTAGAACCAGGTGTACCTGTCGAGATGCCTTGAGCAAAACATTTAACCCCCGATGGCTTTTTCTGCTCCCGGCCTTTGGCTGTTGAGTCTGTTGTGCGTCTGTGCGATGCCACAGTCGCTGGGCCCCAGACACCGACCTAATACAGATAAAGGACAAGGAGTCTGGTTTTGTACAAACGCACATCATCCCGCTGCCAGGCCGCTCTTTTCATGCTGCAAAAACCGCAGAGGGGAAAGAGCCATCTAAGACTTATTTCCCAAGTTAGATCAGTGCTGGGTCTGGAGCCTGTAATGCGTGTTTTGTTGGAGCTGTAATGATGTCCGCATAGGTCAGTCTCCTCTGCGCCTCTGTTACAGTTTAAGCCATTTGGGCAGGCACAGGGTTAGATTTTACTAGCAGTTATGTGGGTCTAAATCAGCACCAAATTCCTCCAGATTGAGCAGACGCTTCTGTGGAGTAACAGCAAAAGCAGGAGTGGGTTTTAtatcccagctcctgcaccaaGTGATAGCCCCAAAAAAGACGCATAAAGGAATACGGAGACTTTGGGAATGGTGGGGTAAGCGATCGGTTAATAGAGGTAAatggtctttttctttcttctagcttgGATCTTTGTTCAAGTGGTAAAATGGGACCTGTTCCCTGTAATTGCTCTGCTCTTGCACACAACTGCTGTCTCCCACGTGTGGCTTGTtgacatttaaataaattgcaATTATTCCGACAAAGTAGATTGCAGGGACTCCAGAGAAAATGGGTCAAGAATGCGTCCGGGAGCATCTGCAATGTATTTAACACATGAATATAACAGACGTAGGGCAGGATGAGGAGAGTACAGTGCTGGCTGTGATTAATGCAGCGTGGGGCTGGACAGCCTGGCACAGCCACACCAGAGCAGGGGTCTTGGCTCAACCTTGGCCAGGGGAGCCAAAGCCTCCAAGGGCACTGgtgatggagaagagaaggcagaCAGCAGGGGTGCAAAGGGACAGCACAGAGGGAGCCAGAGCCAACAGGGCACCGCTTCGGCTCTTTGAGTGAAGATCAGCTTGGCCAAAGTCCTTCCTCAgcccccttctccttccttctgcaaAAGCATTCAGGGATTTGGAAGGAGGCAGAGGGACAGGGTTTCCTATCTCACATTGTCTGTGGGTGGGATGTGAGTAGCCTGCTCCCCATCCAGATTTCAGCTCCTCCTCTTTGCTCACTCCTCACAACCTCCTCTGTACCCCattcccttcttcctttccctcttgAAGAGGATCTGTCCCTTTACCCACATCTCTTTGGGTTACTGTGGTCCAGGCTGGAGAAAGAACACTCAATTTCTTCAATCTGGAAGCAGAAATGAAGCACTGAGTGCAAATAAAGAGCCGAGGATTTTAAAGAGCACTAGGATGATGGATGCCATTACAAGAAGCACAAGACCAAACCAAAAGTACACTCTCAAAAAGGTCTCCCAATGTAccttgattttcttcttcatcccTCATTCTACTAGAAAGCATTTGGCTgcttctccccccaccccaaacctttttccttgttttgtttttaaatgcatcaGAATGTCTCCCTGCAAGTGGAAAACTCTTTAgatgaggggaaaataaaatcaatttgaAATCACAGCTGCTGGGAGTctctggcacacacacacactgtctgctGACATTTGCTGTAGCTCTTTTCCCAGTGAAATCTGTCTCGAGCAGAGCCCAAGGGGGCTGGTAACAAATCAGTTGCCTGGTACACGAGTGATTTTTTAAACTACAGGTCCAACACAACTGCACTGGAAACcatggggctgctctccagtgcATCATTAAACAAAAAGGGCTGTTCGTTAGAAGGTACAGGTTTTTAGGGATTTGTGGTTCCAAGCCGACCTGGGTTCATTGAATATTCAGACCTAGTTTGTTCCAACAACAGGAGAGCTGTTGCCTCCCCACCAGGCTGGCATTCCTCTGGGCACGGAGCTGTCACCGTGTGAGTTGGGAATTGCCTGAAAGATGGGAGTTTCTGCTGTTGAACACTCCGGGAGGGGAGGACAACACTTGTGCCTTATGCTTCCCACTCTTTTTACAGCTTTTTCAACATAACCGgaatttttaaatcagtttttatAGCTAGAACGTAaagacttctttatttttctctctccagccTTTTGATTCCAGCAGCTGAGGTTTTAAATAAGGCGAAAAGCCCCAATACAGGAGTTGATAGTAGCCTTCCTAAGCTCATCCACCACGGTCACTGTGGTAGGACAGGAACCCAACGAGCTCAGCCCAGCAAAAGCCCAAGTGAACCAGCCCCTGCAACAGATCCAGATGCTCCATTAGAGGCCACGAAGGTGGAGCTGCCATCTCTGAATTTTGGGTGACAGCAGCCTGAGCCCACACAGGCAAGCAGATACTGAACTCCTGCTAGCTGCCATTCTGCCTGACAGCTGCTGATCGACTTATTCCCAATAACAGAAACCCCTTCTACCCTAAGCAATTTATTTGCCTTGGTATCAGTTCAAAGATCATGGTTTTAAGGAAAAATGGCCACACATGTGCCCAAGCAGTAGACAGAGGCTAATAGGTTGTTCCAACTCTGCCACATTTTCCAGAAATTGCTTTCACCCCAGCATGAAGCGTTCGAGCCTGCAGTGGGTACGTAGCTGATGGGGAGGCTCATTTATCCTGCCtgcacatcagcagcaaaatgaaactGGCATCCTGTCGGTACCCAGAGGGAGATGAAACTAGAAGCTGTGTGCGCGGAGCAGAccagaaaggaaggggaatcGAGGTTTAAGCATGTTGGCGGTCATGTTACATGACCCAGCCTTGGTAAACTGTCACTGGGTGATGTCACAGGTCTGCAGAGGTGATGCGAGGGTGTTGCTTAGCAGCTGGAGACAACAAAAGAGAGACTAGTTCTATCCTGGGAACCTCTGAGCCTGCAGCAACCTCTAGGGCAGAGGCAGGTTCTGACATCCATCCTGCTGCGGCTCCGAATGGTTGCGTGGTGATAAAACCCAGGTGGGGTGATGCCTCTGTGACTGTCTCTTACATTTTGCCTTTGGGACCAGCCTGGAAATTTGTATTCAGGGCTACCCAAACTGCATTCAGCATGAATCTTCAGCTCCTACTTCTTGTTGTGTTTGCGGCTGCCTTCTGCAACGTTGCTCTTGCAGAAGGCTTTGCTTACGTGGCTTACAATGACAGCTACAACTGCCTGGATTATAAAGCTTTGCTTGCGTATTTTGGGCCACAACTCCCAGCAGAAGTGCTGACAGGGTATTTAACAAGGGTGATACCACCAAATGCTTGCCATGCAATCGAGAATCCTCCAAAACCAAGGAAGGCCTCAGAGATGTGTATTGCCCTCATAGAGGGGTACGGCTGCTCTCTTGTTGAGAAGGTCCTTCAGGCCCAGCAGGCTGGATACCAAAGCGCTATTGCGTACCATGTGAATTCAGATCAACCAATTACCGTGGTGGCTGATGACAAAGAAATCCAGCAGCTGATTAAGATACCATCACTCTTTATTGGACAATCAGTCTTCCTCTGCTTGGAGAGGGCTTTACAAGGCGAGGAAGGGTCATACATCAGACTTCTGACACCCAAACATGACCTGGGTGCCTGTCAAGACATCGCTAAAATGCTGCCAGCAAGATGCATCGTGCAAGATTTCAAAGCCGTGTTTGTCATTATGACCACTATCTCAATAATAGTTGGCTTAAGATGGCGCAAGAGGGCTTACAAGATAAAGCTGCACAAGTACAAGCGGGGAGACAAATATGAGACCTGTCCAATCTGCATGGAAGAGTACAAGGAAGGGGAGTGCCTGAAGGTCCTGTCCTGCTCCCACGCTTACCACGGGGCCTGCATCGACACCTGGTTCAACACCCAGCCCACCTGTCCCATCTGCAAGCAGGTGGTGAACACCTACGAGCGAGGTGACCTGCCAGAGCAGGCTGGTGAAGATGACaatgaggaggagcaggaccccGAAGACATTGCATTCGGAGAAGGGTACGAAGATGGATAtgttgaagaggaaaaagatgaTGCAAGCACAGCGGAAGGAGAATGGTCTGATGCACCAGAGAAAGCCACCATTTGAGCTGTGACAGGGATAAGTTATCATTAAACCACAGGACATCTCCCTTGTGCTTTCCTTCGGCTCTGGCTCCAGGCTAGCTTTTGTTGGGAAGCAATCAACGCCGCAGCTTTGGCTCCCCTCCCCTGGTCCCcacaatgaaagaaaagcatgaaaTCTCAGCTGGAAATATCAAAAACTCCTTGAGCCAGAGCAACAGGGGAGAAGcaaaaaggaggagggaagcaGGGATTTAAGAACATTTGGTACGGGAGCTGGTTTACATCTGCTAAGATGCTTCCTCAATTCCCTCCCATGGATGCAGAGGCACACACATAAATGCACTGAATATTGCTTTTCAGTGTTAGCTAAGGGGAGTGCCCAGAAACCCCAGGGGAGAACTGTCCCCTGTATGTTGCAGCCAGTAGGAACCATTTCCTAGCCTGGCAAgtagagaggggaaaaaatatggGATATTAGAACAAAGATCAAGCAGCTTCACCTCCcatcagcagcagaaacagagcCCACAAACCCACAGCGCCCCCTCGTCACCCAGAGCAGTGACACGAACTGTCCCCATGCATTGGGTGGCTCAGTACAGTCCACTGCAGGGGACAGCGTGGCCTTTACACGAGCAGAAAACTTGCACTGCAAATATTGAGGGCACTTTAAACACTATCTCCTCAGCCAGGAGGTGATGCCAGCGGGAGGTAGGGGTCTATACAGCAGGATTCGCTTTGTGGAGCCAGGTAGgtggaaaagaagaatgaaatgcttCAGAATGTGGCGTAATTGGCTGCTTTTGCCTGCTGGCTGGCAATCTCGCCCGCTCGCAGCGGCTGATGTGACAGGTACATGTAACCTCCTGCTCCCTGGGTTGTTCCAGGTCATTATCCAAATGTGCCTAAGCACCTTAAGGGGAGCTGGATTTATGCACTAACATGATGCAAACAAATCTTCATCTCTCCTTCAGATACAGCAGGTGTAGTCATGTTATTTGGGCAGCCCCTGGGGACATTTGCAATCCTGCTTAAAGCAAGAGCAGGAATAGGCGCTG
This genomic window contains:
- the LOC102097215 gene encoding E3 ubiquitin-protein ligase RNF13; the encoded protein is MNLQLLLLVVFAAAFCNVALAEGFAYVAYNDSYNCLDYKALLAYFGPQLPAEVLTGYLTRVIPPNACHAIENPPKPRKASEMCIALIEGYGCSLVEKVLQAQQAGYQSAIAYHVNSDQPITVVADDKEIQQLIKIPSLFIGQSVFLCLERALQGEEGSYIRLLTPKHDLGACQDIAKMLPARCIVQDFKAVFVIMTTISIIVGLRWRKRAYKIKLHKYKRGDKYETCPICMEEYKEGECLKVLSCSHAYHGACIDTWFNTQPTCPICKQVVNTYERGDLPEQAGEDDNEEEQDPEDIAFGEGYEDGYVEEEKDDASTAEGEWSDAPEKATI